In Methanocaldococcus lauensis, a single genomic region encodes these proteins:
- a CDS encoding ATP-binding protein, with the protein MKFFNREKEINEILSILEGEPNFIYFIFGPINSGKTALINEIISNRLDKNKYVVFYFDLREIFLSKYKDFIEVLFEEYSEDKKPLEVIKSIIKDIPVVSGIPVPKNTLNELLNKKTTKNVFKYITNILLELKKQGKQPVIILDELQKIGDMKINGFLIYELFNYFISLTKHKHLCHVFCTSSDSLFIEKVYNEAMLDGRVDYILVDDFDKETALKFMDFLAKEILNKNLSNEEKEKIYSYVGGKPASIYKVIDKMRYKDLEDILNLMLKEEISKLKYFLEDVKEDNEEFYKEVVNYLSLFKENYIIEDMKIPKKIREFLIKKNILFLNPIDGNLKPQSYLVWNAIKRVL; encoded by the coding sequence ATGAAATTTTTTAACAGAGAAAAAGAAATTAATGAAATACTATCGATCTTAGAAGGGGAGCCAAATTTTATTTACTTCATTTTTGGGCCTATTAATAGTGGGAAGACAGCATTAATTAATGAAATAATATCTAATAGGTTAGATAAAAATAAGTATGTAGTTTTTTACTTTGATTTAAGAGAAATATTCTTATCTAAATATAAAGATTTTATTGAAGTATTATTTGAAGAATATAGCGAGGATAAAAAACCATTAGAAGTTATTAAAAGTATAATTAAAGACATTCCAGTAGTTAGCGGTATTCCAGTGCCTAAAAATACATTAAACGAATTATTAAATAAAAAAACTACTAAAAATGTTTTTAAATATATTACTAATATTTTGTTAGAATTAAAAAAGCAAGGAAAACAGCCCGTTATAATTCTTGATGAATTACAAAAAATTGGCGATATGAAAATCAACGGATTTTTAATATATGAACTATTCAATTACTTCATTTCCTTAACAAAACATAAACACCTTTGTCATGTTTTTTGCACATCTTCTGATAGTTTATTCATTGAAAAAGTGTATAATGAGGCTATGCTTGATGGTAGAGTAGATTATATATTAGTAGATGATTTCGATAAAGAAACTGCCTTAAAGTTTATGGACTTCTTAGCTAAAGAAATATTAAATAAAAATCTCTCTAATGAAGAGAAAGAAAAAATCTATTCTTATGTTGGAGGAAAGCCAGCTTCAATCTATAAAGTTATTGATAAAATGAGATACAAAGATTTAGAGGATATATTAAATTTAATGCTAAAAGAAGAAATTTCAAAATTGAAATACTTTTTAGAAGATGTAAAAGAGGATAATGAAGAATTTTATAAAGAAGTTGTTAATTATCTAAGTTTATTTAAAGAAAATTACATAATCGAGGATATGAAAATCCCTAAAAAAATTAGAGAGTTTTTAATTAAAAAGAATATATTATTCTTAAATCCAATTGATGGTAATTTAAAACCTCAAAGTTATTTAGTCTGGAACGCTATAAAGAGAGTTTTATAA
- a CDS encoding nucleotidyltransferase family protein: protein MELNKEVILTTLRKHKNELKNFGVKRIGLFGSYARNEQKESSDIDFIVEFEKGKATYDNYIGLITYLENLFNKKVDLLTVEGLKTIRVKEVKEEIEKGVIYV from the coding sequence ATGGAACTTAATAAAGAAGTTATTTTAACTACACTCAGAAAGCATAAAAATGAATTAAAAAATTTTGGAGTTAAAAGGATAGGATTATTTGGAAGTTATGCAAGAAATGAGCAAAAGGAAAGTTCAGATATTGATTTTATTGTTGAATTTGAAAAAGGAAAAGCAACGTATGATAATTACATTGGGTTGATAACATACCTTGAAAATTTATTTAACAAAAAGGTAGATTTGCTCACTGTAGAAGGTTTGAAAACTATAAGAGTAAAAGAAGTTAAAGAAGAGATTGAAAAAGGGGTAATATATGTCTAA
- a CDS encoding HepT-like ribonuclease domain-containing protein, translating to MSKRGDKEILMDILEAIQRIKNYTDGMDYETFLLDTKTQDAVIRNIEIIGEAVKLLSPQIKEKYKNIPWKNIAGMRDKLIHFYFGVNIDIVWDVAKNKILELEELINEILNEISKK from the coding sequence ATGTCTAAAAGAGGAGATAAAGAAATTTTAATGGACATTTTAGAGGCCATACAGAGAATAAAAAATTATACTGATGGAATGGACTATGAAACATTTTTATTAGATACAAAAACACAAGATGCAGTTATAAGGAATATTGAAATAATCGGAGAAGCTGTAAAATTATTATCCCCACAAATTAAAGAAAAATATAAAAACATTCCTTGGAAAAACATTGCAGGGATGAGAGATAAACTTATACATTTTTATTTTGGGGTAAATATAGATATTGTTTGGGATGTCGCAAAAAATAAAATTTTGGAATTAGAAGAACTAATAAATGAAATTTTAAATGAAATATCAAAAAAATAA